In Vicinamibacterales bacterium, the following proteins share a genomic window:
- the tatC gene encoding twin-arginine translocase subunit TatC: MALVPFPSATPGDDDLEAESLDETGAKMSFLEHLDELRKRLIYIVYSLIAGCVVAYVFIGKIFDFIMRPMQQVLGPSAHLQYTSGAEPFMLYVKIGFLVGIFLASPLILWQVWKFIAPGLYTHEKKFAIPFVVMSTIFFTTGGLFAHYIAFPWTWTFFGSFANDYMIFVPKVDEAFSMYSKMILGFGLIFEMPTLVFVLARMGVISARFLMKYFKYAFLAIFIVAAVISPGTDMMSQVMMAAPMIVLYILSIGIAFVFQRRRLPDAD; this comes from the coding sequence ATGGCGCTCGTTCCTTTTCCCAGCGCCACGCCGGGTGACGACGATCTCGAGGCCGAGTCGTTAGACGAGACCGGCGCGAAGATGTCGTTTCTGGAGCATCTCGACGAGCTCCGGAAACGGCTCATCTACATCGTCTACTCCCTGATCGCCGGCTGCGTCGTCGCCTACGTGTTCATCGGCAAGATCTTCGACTTCATCATGCGGCCGATGCAGCAGGTGCTGGGGCCGTCCGCGCACCTGCAGTACACGAGCGGCGCCGAGCCGTTCATGCTCTACGTCAAGATCGGCTTCCTCGTCGGCATCTTCCTGGCGTCGCCGTTGATCCTCTGGCAGGTCTGGAAGTTCATCGCCCCCGGGCTGTACACGCACGAGAAGAAGTTCGCGATCCCCTTCGTCGTCATGTCGACGATCTTCTTCACCACCGGCGGCCTGTTCGCGCACTACATCGCGTTCCCGTGGACGTGGACCTTCTTCGGGAGCTTCGCGAACGACTACATGATCTTCGTGCCCAAGGTCGACGAAGCGTTCTCCATGTACAGCAAGATGATCCTGGGCTTCGGCCTGATCTTCGAGATGCCGACGCTGGTCTTCGTGCTGGCGCGAATGGGAGTGATCTCGGCGCGCTTCCTGATGAAGTATTTCAAGTACGCGTTCCTCGCGATCTTCATCGTGGCGGCAGTCATCAGCCCGGGGACCGACATGATGTCGCAGGTCATGATGGCGGCGCCGATGATCGTGCTCTACATCCTCAGCATCGGCATCGCGTTCGTGTTCCAGCGCCGCCGGCTCCCTGACGCGGACTGA
- a CDS encoding TatA/E family twin arginine-targeting protein translocase: MFGSVGVPELIIIFTIALIIFGPRKLPELGKSLGKSLAEFKRASNELKNTLDEEIRLEERRNATLEEERRNAERQAAPVHSEAPPATGTDDHLGTVPRQNGTA, translated from the coding sequence ATGTTTGGCTCGGTCGGGGTCCCGGAACTCATCATCATCTTCACGATTGCGCTCATCATTTTCGGGCCGCGCAAGCTGCCCGAGCTGGGCAAATCGCTGGGGAAGAGCCTGGCCGAATTCAAGCGCGCCTCGAACGAGCTGAAGAATACGCTCGACGAGGAAATCCGGCTCGAGGAGCGCCGCAACGCCACCCTCGAGGAGGAGCGCCGCAACGCCGAACGGCAGGCGGCCCCGGTCCACAGCGAGGCTCCACCCGCCACTGGCACCGACGACCACCTGGGCACCGTCCCGCGCCAGAACGGCACTGCGTAG
- a CDS encoding S41 family peptidase: MRTPRFLSVAALAVLLSALAGGFFGSSAQVTQDQVAQQYRVFTAALDAVDREYAEPLASDRLIYDAVGGMLQTLDPHSSFFDPRSYAQMRERQEGKYYGIGLSIQAIDGDITVMSLFEGSPAYRAGIRRGDVIARVKGEDAKNWTTEQTARQLKGPKGTKVNISIRRPGYDKLIEMEVERDEVNIVTVRGAFMLDGQTGYIKLGDFSETSDKEVGDALEKLKGQGMKRLVFDLRDNPGGPLDQAIKIANRFLPRGDMIVYTRGRVQNADQDYRGTDEPDFTGPLMVLVNRQSASASEIVSGAIQDHDRGLVVGETTFGKALVQSVYRISEGAGLALTTGRYFTPSGRMIQRPWDNAFDEYLTYSLREQTEKREHNPAQLKYTDAGRKVYSGGGIEPDKFFVGPVQGYNPTRFGRSLVARAAFANFAERFYAEGDTRMSAASEGRTRLARGFTITDTMLSEFKSFLQTEQKLKIDDAAFARDLDFIKAMMHFEIDVALFGIGEAQKNLIAKDPQAQFALTQFGEAVKLTELARNRTASKGGN, translated from the coding sequence ATGCGTACTCCCCGGTTTTTGTCGGTGGCGGCCCTGGCCGTGCTCCTGTCGGCCCTCGCGGGCGGGTTTTTCGGCAGTTCCGCGCAGGTGACGCAGGACCAGGTCGCCCAGCAGTACCGGGTGTTCACTGCCGCCCTGGATGCCGTCGACCGGGAATACGCCGAGCCCCTCGCCTCCGACCGACTGATCTATGACGCCGTCGGCGGAATGCTCCAGACGCTCGATCCGCACTCCAGCTTTTTCGACCCCCGCAGCTATGCGCAGATGCGCGAGCGGCAGGAGGGCAAGTACTACGGCATCGGCCTGTCGATCCAGGCGATTGACGGGGACATCACCGTCATGTCCCTGTTCGAAGGTTCGCCCGCCTATCGCGCCGGTATCCGGCGCGGCGACGTCATCGCCCGCGTGAAGGGGGAAGACGCCAAGAACTGGACGACCGAGCAGACGGCGCGCCAGCTGAAAGGGCCGAAGGGCACCAAGGTCAATATCTCGATCCGGCGTCCCGGCTACGACAAGCTGATCGAGATGGAAGTCGAACGCGACGAAGTCAACATCGTCACCGTCCGCGGCGCCTTCATGCTCGACGGGCAGACCGGCTATATCAAGCTCGGGGACTTCTCCGAGACGTCCGACAAGGAAGTCGGCGACGCGCTCGAGAAGCTCAAGGGGCAGGGGATGAAGCGCCTGGTGTTCGACCTGCGCGACAACCCCGGCGGTCCGCTCGATCAGGCGATCAAGATCGCCAACCGGTTCCTGCCGCGCGGCGACATGATCGTCTACACCCGCGGGCGCGTGCAGAACGCCGATCAGGATTACCGCGGCACCGACGAGCCGGATTTCACCGGTCCGCTGATGGTGCTCGTCAACCGCCAGAGCGCCAGCGCCTCGGAAATCGTCTCGGGCGCGATTCAGGATCACGATCGCGGCCTGGTCGTCGGCGAAACGACGTTCGGCAAGGCGCTCGTGCAGTCGGTCTACCGCATCAGCGAAGGGGCCGGGCTCGCGCTGACCACCGGGCGCTACTTCACGCCGAGCGGCCGCATGATTCAGCGGCCGTGGGACAACGCCTTCGACGAGTACCTCACCTACTCGCTGCGCGAGCAGACCGAGAAGCGCGAGCACAACCCGGCGCAGCTCAAATACACCGACGCCGGCCGGAAGGTCTACAGCGGCGGCGGCATCGAGCCGGACAAGTTCTTCGTCGGCCCGGTGCAGGGATACAACCCGACGCGCTTCGGCCGCTCCCTCGTGGCGCGCGCCGCGTTCGCGAACTTCGCCGAGCGGTTCTACGCCGAAGGGGACACCCGGATGAGCGCGGCGAGCGAGGGGCGCACGCGTCTGGCGCGCGGCTTCACGATCACCGACACGATGCTCTCGGAGTTCAAGTCGTTCCTGCAGACCGAACAGAAGCTGAAGATCGACGACGCGGCGTTCGCCAGGGACCTCGACTTCATCAAGGCGATGATGCACTTCGAGATCGACGTCGCGCTCTTCGGCATCGGCGAGGCGCAGAAGAACCTGATTGCCAAGGATCCGCAGGCGCAGTTCGCGCTGACGCAGTTCGGCGAGGCGGTGAAGCTGACCGAGCTCGCGCGCAACCGGACGGCGAGCAAGGGCGGTAATTAA
- the smc gene encoding chromosome segregation protein SMC → MNRLEIAGFKSFPDRSELAFDTGVTAIVGPNGCGKSNVVDAITWVLGEQSAKSLRGDHMQDVIFQGSDARKPTSAAEVRLRLSGVASRVPGNGSVTTLREKPMFAGVAGAPVGEAMAVTAIEAAPAADASGEAVDEGPLIVRDVELSRRLYRSGESEYLIDGEVVRLKDVQDLLMDAGLGVKAYAVIEQGKIGQILSARPTDRRQLIEEAAGITKYKSRRRAAELKLEAAQQNLTRVDDIIFEVEKQRGALKRQAAKARRYKRLREELRRWEKVQFAQRYRLLGAAIESARARLSDARAREAAAAAHVAEVEASLERLRLELTEADARTTAAREAAHARELSIGRLQQQVAFDKQQVESLAAAATALDAEIAALEARREPARVELDARRDAASRAVEERTRAAEALAQEEESYAIANRNIEGLEADVEAARSEVYAAVNAATALRHALEHAAAARARIGEQLAKLDVERNDLQVEAQRAAGERVAAEESLRRSRASMETLHVERAGRESELSVARASREALARELRTREHDLAGVAARLTSLQELDAARAEYGEGARVILAESGEAVPHLGSVADYVEVEQQHERAVDAALGDLLQYVVVRTHDDAAAGLAFARERGAGRVGFLVVGESPAEAVRALIADVHLAGSRGDAVAYAIETGGIAATPDGEVFRGARRVEGGTPGEARSILTTKREIKELRERAESLEAVLARMRDEAGNLDVAIAAAESAIASVQGELHRQEKAIVGFDLQVTAAGDAAERVARKQEQIAIERRTAEEELRAQEQRAEEARQSIQRIETEQRAADEQLSAAQRRLFEARESASQQARVTAEAKASHAALVERTSALAIEVQRLEEAARELAERAVARASELQRNAARREDLRAAIAASERELDEGLRTFDELKEAVRTADEASQALRAVFDEQELRIREARRALESVREEAGQLEVQRATAESDLSHLASSCQENTQASLDDVAAEVAQMEADGLLASPKAVEDTPDAAELEGAAPAPAAEPVDAPAVSRTLTPDEMVADLRAKIDRMGAVNMMAIDQFDDLESRHTFLTAQRKDLVDAIASTNDAIRKIDKTTRERFQEAFRIINQNFEGTFTTLFGGGKAGLVLLDESDALESGIDIIASPPGKRLQSIQLLSGGEKALTAMALMFAIFKYRPSPFCLLDEIDAPLDDANIGRFVEMLQGMNDHTQFILITHNRKTMEIADRLYGVTMEEPGVSKLISVQLN, encoded by the coding sequence TTGAACCGCCTCGAAATCGCCGGCTTCAAGAGTTTTCCCGATCGCTCCGAGCTCGCCTTCGACACCGGTGTGACCGCCATCGTCGGTCCCAACGGCTGCGGGAAGAGCAACGTCGTCGACGCCATCACCTGGGTGCTGGGCGAGCAGAGCGCCAAGAGCCTGCGCGGCGACCACATGCAGGACGTGATCTTCCAGGGCAGTGACGCGCGGAAGCCGACCTCGGCGGCGGAGGTGCGGCTGCGGCTGAGCGGCGTCGCGTCGCGCGTGCCCGGCAACGGCAGCGTCACGACGCTGCGCGAGAAGCCGATGTTCGCGGGAGTCGCGGGCGCGCCGGTCGGCGAAGCGATGGCGGTCACGGCAATCGAGGCGGCGCCGGCGGCGGACGCGTCCGGTGAAGCGGTCGACGAGGGGCCGCTGATCGTGCGGGACGTCGAGCTGTCGCGGCGGCTGTACCGGTCGGGTGAGAGCGAATACCTGATCGACGGCGAGGTCGTGCGCCTGAAGGACGTCCAGGATCTGCTGATGGATGCGGGTCTCGGCGTGAAGGCCTACGCGGTCATCGAGCAGGGGAAGATCGGGCAGATTCTGAGCGCGCGCCCGACCGATCGGCGGCAGTTGATCGAGGAGGCGGCGGGGATCACGAAGTACAAGAGCCGCCGCCGCGCCGCGGAGCTGAAGCTCGAGGCGGCCCAGCAGAACCTCACGCGCGTCGACGACATCATCTTCGAGGTGGAGAAACAGCGGGGGGCGCTGAAGCGCCAGGCGGCGAAGGCGCGCCGCTACAAGCGCCTGCGCGAGGAGCTGCGGCGCTGGGAGAAGGTCCAGTTCGCGCAGCGCTACCGCCTGCTGGGCGCCGCCATCGAGTCGGCGCGCGCCCGCCTGTCCGACGCCCGCGCGCGGGAAGCCGCGGCGGCGGCGCACGTCGCCGAGGTGGAAGCGTCGCTCGAGCGGCTGCGGCTGGAGCTGACCGAGGCGGATGCACGGACGACGGCGGCGCGCGAGGCGGCGCATGCCCGCGAGCTGTCGATCGGCCGGCTGCAGCAGCAGGTCGCGTTCGACAAGCAGCAGGTCGAGTCGCTGGCGGCCGCGGCGACGGCGCTCGACGCCGAGATTGCGGCGCTCGAGGCGCGGCGCGAGCCGGCGCGGGTCGAGCTGGACGCGCGGCGCGACGCGGCGTCACGCGCCGTCGAGGAGCGCACCCGCGCCGCGGAGGCGCTGGCGCAGGAAGAAGAAAGCTACGCGATCGCCAACCGGAACATCGAGGGGCTCGAGGCCGACGTCGAGGCGGCGCGCAGCGAGGTCTACGCCGCGGTCAACGCCGCGACCGCGCTGCGCCACGCGCTGGAACATGCCGCGGCCGCGCGGGCGCGGATCGGCGAGCAGCTCGCCAAGCTGGACGTCGAGCGGAACGATCTCCAGGTGGAGGCGCAGCGGGCGGCCGGCGAGCGGGTCGCCGCGGAGGAGTCGCTGCGCCGGTCCCGCGCGTCGATGGAGACGCTGCACGTCGAGCGCGCGGGACGCGAATCGGAGCTGTCGGTGGCGCGCGCCAGCCGGGAGGCGCTGGCCCGCGAGCTGCGGACCCGCGAGCACGATCTCGCCGGGGTGGCGGCGCGGCTGACGTCGCTCCAGGAGCTCGACGCGGCGCGCGCCGAATACGGCGAAGGGGCGCGCGTCATCCTGGCGGAGTCCGGCGAGGCGGTGCCGCACCTCGGCTCGGTGGCGGACTACGTCGAGGTCGAACAGCAGCACGAGCGCGCGGTCGACGCGGCCCTCGGCGACCTGCTTCAGTACGTCGTCGTCCGCACCCATGACGATGCGGCGGCGGGCCTCGCGTTCGCGCGCGAGCGCGGCGCCGGACGGGTCGGGTTCCTCGTGGTTGGCGAGTCGCCCGCCGAGGCGGTGCGGGCGCTGATCGCCGACGTCCATCTCGCCGGCTCTCGCGGCGACGCGGTGGCCTACGCGATCGAGACCGGCGGCATCGCGGCGACGCCGGACGGAGAAGTGTTCCGGGGCGCGCGCCGCGTCGAGGGGGGCACGCCCGGCGAGGCGCGCAGCATCCTCACGACCAAGCGCGAGATCAAGGAGCTGCGCGAGCGCGCCGAGTCGCTCGAGGCGGTGCTCGCGCGCATGCGTGACGAGGCCGGCAATCTCGACGTCGCGATCGCCGCCGCCGAATCGGCGATCGCGTCGGTGCAGGGAGAACTGCACCGCCAGGAAAAGGCGATCGTCGGATTCGATCTGCAGGTGACGGCGGCGGGGGATGCCGCCGAGCGCGTGGCGCGCAAGCAGGAGCAGATCGCGATCGAGCGGCGCACGGCGGAAGAGGAGCTGCGCGCGCAGGAGCAGCGCGCGGAGGAAGCGCGCCAGTCGATCCAGCGGATCGAGACCGAGCAGCGCGCCGCGGACGAGCAGCTCTCGGCGGCGCAGCGCAGGCTGTTCGAGGCCCGCGAGTCCGCCAGCCAGCAGGCCCGCGTCACCGCCGAAGCCAAGGCGTCGCACGCCGCGCTCGTCGAGCGCACCAGCGCGCTGGCGATCGAGGTGCAGCGGCTGGAGGAGGCGGCCCGCGAGCTCGCGGAGCGCGCGGTTGCCCGCGCTTCCGAGCTGCAGCGCAATGCCGCCCGCCGCGAGGATCTGCGCGCCGCCATCGCGGCGTCGGAGCGGGAACTGGACGAAGGACTCCGCACGTTCGACGAGCTGAAGGAGGCGGTGCGGACCGCCGACGAGGCGTCGCAGGCGCTGCGCGCCGTGTTCGACGAGCAGGAGCTGCGGATTCGTGAAGCGCGCCGGGCGCTCGAGTCGGTCCGCGAGGAGGCCGGGCAGCTCGAGGTGCAGCGCGCGACCGCGGAGTCGGACCTCTCGCACCTGGCGTCCTCCTGCCAGGAGAACACGCAGGCGTCGCTCGATGACGTCGCCGCCGAAGTGGCGCAGATGGAAGCCGACGGCCTGCTCGCGAGCCCCAAGGCAGTCGAGGACACGCCGGACGCCGCGGAGCTCGAAGGCGCGGCGCCGGCGCCGGCGGCCGAGCCCGTCGACGCGCCGGCGGTATCGCGCACGCTGACGCCGGACGAGATGGTGGCGGACCTGCGCGCCAAGATCGACCGCATGGGCGCCGTCAACATGATGGCCATCGATCAGTTCGACGATCTCGAGTCGCGCCACACGTTCCTCACCGCTCAGCGCAAGGACCTGGTGGATGCGATCGCGTCGACCAACGACGCCATCCGCAAGATCGACAAGACCACCCGCGAGCGCTTCCAGGAAGCGTTCCGCATCATCAACCAGAACTTCGAAGGGACCTTCACGACGCTGTTCGGCGGCGGCAAGGCGGGGCTCGTGCTGCTCGACGAGAGCGACGCCCTCGAGAGCGGCATCGACATCATCGCCTCCCCCCCGGGCAAGCGGCTGCAGAGCATCCAGCTGCTCTCGGGCGGCGAGAAGGCGCTGACCGCGATGGCGCTGATGTTCGCCATCTTCAAGTACCGGCCGAGCCCGTTCTGTCTCCTCGACGAGATCGACGCGCCGCTGGACGATGCGAACATCGGGCGGTTCGTCGAGATGCTGCAGGGGATGAACGATCACACCCAGTTCATCCTCATCACGCACAACCGCAAGACGATGGAGATCGCGGACCGGCTCTACGGCGTCACGATGGAAGAGCCGGGTGTCTCGAAGCTGATCTCCGTACAGTTGAACTGA
- a CDS encoding M48 family metallopeptidase, with amino-acid sequence MNEDRGARYHRLRRQAGVVSTIAAAAWLGALALTGWAAGLPLAAAVAVLAAGGEAVTFPFTVYKSFVLDRRYGLTSESFATWLRDHLKAFALGLALSEIAAFAVYWSMGAAGAAWWGVSAIFFAAAGMLLSRLAPVILMPLFYRFRPLEREALRERLMLLSQRAGVRVLGAFEWGLGEKTTRANAALVGAGRTRRILLSDTLLQQYSDDEIEVILAHELAHHVHHDLWSALALETGVVAAALLIGHVAIRAAGYQLADPASLPLLVLAAGAVSLALTPIGTAWSRHNERRADRFALALTGRHDAFISAMRRLGAQNLAETDPSPPVRWFFHTHPTIDERIAAARQAGS; translated from the coding sequence GTGAACGAAGACCGAGGCGCTCGCTACCACCGCCTGCGGCGGCAGGCGGGCGTGGTGTCCACGATCGCGGCCGCCGCGTGGCTGGGCGCGCTCGCGCTCACTGGATGGGCCGCCGGCCTGCCGCTCGCCGCGGCGGTCGCCGTGCTTGCCGCCGGCGGCGAGGCGGTCACCTTCCCCTTCACCGTCTACAAGAGCTTCGTGCTCGATCGCAGGTACGGGCTCACGTCCGAGTCCTTTGCGACCTGGCTGCGCGATCACCTGAAGGCGTTCGCGCTCGGTCTCGCGCTCTCGGAGATCGCCGCGTTCGCCGTTTACTGGTCGATGGGCGCCGCCGGCGCCGCGTGGTGGGGCGTATCCGCGATCTTCTTTGCCGCGGCCGGCATGCTGCTGTCACGCCTCGCGCCGGTGATTCTGATGCCGCTGTTCTACCGGTTCCGGCCGCTGGAGCGGGAGGCGCTGCGCGAGCGGCTGATGCTGCTGTCACAGCGGGCGGGTGTGCGCGTGCTCGGCGCCTTCGAGTGGGGGCTCGGCGAAAAGACGACGAGGGCGAACGCGGCGCTGGTCGGCGCGGGACGCACGCGCCGCATCCTGCTCTCCGACACGCTGCTGCAGCAGTACTCGGACGACGAGATCGAGGTGATCCTCGCGCACGAGCTGGCGCATCACGTCCACCACGATCTGTGGAGCGCCCTCGCCCTCGAGACGGGGGTGGTCGCCGCCGCGCTGCTGATCGGCCACGTCGCGATCCGCGCCGCCGGCTACCAGCTGGCGGACCCGGCGTCGCTGCCGCTCCTGGTGCTGGCTGCCGGCGCCGTTTCGCTGGCCCTGACGCCGATCGGCACGGCGTGGTCCCGCCACAACGAACGGCGCGCGGATCGGTTCGCGCTGGCGCTGACCGGCCGGCACGACGCGTTCATCTCGGCGATGCGCCGCCTCGGGGCGCAGAACCTGGCGGAGACGGATCCGTCGCCGCCGGTCCGCTGGTTCTTCCACACCCACCCCACGATCGACGAACGGATTGCGGCGGCGCGGCAGGCCGGCAGCTAG
- a CDS encoding M14 metallopeptidase family protein encodes MRRRTTVGCAILLLAALSLHAQRPGITTPEQALGFALGDDYQLANYTQIESYWKTLDKESDRIVLHDMGKTAEGRTQWMAIVTSPRNHRSLARYRDISRRLALAEGLTDDQARALAREGKAVVWIDGGLHATETLGAQQLAQMVYEMASRDDEETRRFLDDCIILFVHANPDGNDLVADWYMRNADPRQRSLANLPRLYQKYIGHDNNRDFFASTQPETENINRVLYHEWLPQILYNHHQSGPAGTVVWSSPQRDPYNYNLDPLLILGLQALGTHMHQWLAAEGKPGATMASGGAYDGWWNGGIRNTGNFHNIIAILTETIGSPTPMRIPLVAQRQIPSRDLPYPIAPQEWRFRQSIDYSLSFNRGVLDYASRNRENLLFNIYKMGQRSIERGSGDYWTPSPSRINALPASGQGGRGGGNPEADAAAWAALRRPELRDPRAFVVPANQPDFPTAVKFINALREVNVAVHRATAPFQAAGKSYPAGSFVVFTNQAFRPHVLDMFEPQDHPNVIPYPGAPPTRPYDNAGWTLAYQMGIEFDRVLEGFSGPFEKVTEWNVPVPRVTVPCSRTQNDCFLAMNRASKASASAAARGMRIALWDQYGGSMESGWTRWILEQFQFPFARVFAPELDAGNLNAKYDVLIFPSGAIPAPPSPAGGRPPAGSGQTGRGGGAAGPDPQTIPAEYRSQLGRVTTDKTIPQIRAFAENGGTVVAISDAAMNLAAQLKLPVENHLVENGEPLPASTYFVPGSVLAARVDTSHPLAAGMKERTDVFFDNSPVFKLAPGAEAAGVRAFARFDSAAPLRSGWAWGQKYLDGGILAIEARLGKGRVILYGPEILQRAQPHGTFKLLFNALVAGGR; translated from the coding sequence ATGCGGCGTCGAACGACTGTGGGCTGCGCCATTCTGCTCCTGGCAGCGTTGTCGCTCCACGCCCAACGTCCGGGCATCACCACTCCGGAGCAGGCGCTCGGCTTCGCGCTCGGCGACGACTACCAGCTCGCCAACTACACGCAGATCGAAAGCTACTGGAAGACGCTCGACAAGGAGTCCGATCGGATCGTCCTCCACGACATGGGGAAGACCGCGGAAGGCCGCACGCAATGGATGGCGATCGTCACCTCGCCTCGCAATCACCGCAGCCTCGCGCGGTATCGCGACATCTCGCGGCGGCTGGCGCTGGCCGAGGGGCTCACCGACGATCAGGCGCGGGCGCTCGCCCGGGAGGGGAAGGCGGTCGTCTGGATCGACGGCGGGCTCCACGCCACCGAGACGCTCGGCGCGCAGCAGCTCGCGCAGATGGTCTACGAGATGGCCAGCCGTGACGACGAGGAGACGCGGCGTTTCCTCGACGACTGCATCATCCTGTTCGTCCACGCCAACCCGGACGGCAACGATCTGGTCGCCGACTGGTACATGCGCAATGCGGATCCGCGCCAGCGCTCGCTGGCGAACCTGCCGCGCCTCTACCAGAAATACATCGGCCACGACAACAACCGCGACTTCTTCGCGTCGACGCAGCCGGAGACCGAGAACATCAACCGCGTGCTCTACCACGAGTGGCTGCCGCAGATTCTCTACAACCACCATCAGAGCGGTCCGGCGGGCACCGTCGTCTGGTCCTCGCCGCAGCGCGATCCCTACAACTACAACCTCGATCCGCTCCTGATCCTCGGCCTGCAGGCGCTCGGCACCCACATGCACCAGTGGCTCGCCGCGGAAGGCAAGCCGGGCGCGACGATGGCCTCGGGCGGCGCCTACGACGGCTGGTGGAACGGCGGCATCCGCAACACCGGGAACTTCCACAACATCATCGCCATCCTGACCGAAACGATCGGCAGCCCGACGCCGATGCGGATTCCGCTGGTGGCGCAGCGGCAGATCCCGAGCCGCGACCTGCCGTATCCGATCGCGCCGCAGGAATGGCGGTTCAGGCAGTCGATCGACTACTCGCTGTCGTTCAATCGCGGCGTGCTCGATTACGCGTCGCGCAACCGCGAGAACCTGCTGTTCAACATCTACAAGATGGGGCAGCGATCGATCGAGCGAGGCAGCGGCGATTACTGGACGCCGTCCCCGTCGCGCATCAACGCGCTGCCGGCCTCGGGCCAGGGAGGTCGCGGGGGTGGAAACCCGGAGGCGGACGCCGCCGCATGGGCGGCGCTCCGCAGGCCCGAGCTCCGCGACCCGCGCGCCTTCGTCGTTCCGGCGAATCAGCCGGACTTTCCCACGGCGGTGAAGTTCATCAACGCGCTCCGCGAGGTCAACGTCGCGGTGCATCGCGCCACGGCGCCGTTCCAGGCAGCGGGCAAATCCTATCCGGCGGGGTCCTTCGTCGTCTTCACCAATCAGGCGTTCCGTCCGCACGTGCTCGACATGTTCGAGCCGCAGGATCATCCGAACGTCATTCCGTATCCCGGGGCGCCGCCGACGCGGCCGTACGACAACGCCGGCTGGACGCTGGCCTACCAGATGGGCATCGAGTTCGACCGGGTGCTCGAGGGATTCAGCGGCCCCTTCGAGAAGGTGACGGAGTGGAACGTGCCGGTGCCGCGCGTGACGGTGCCGTGCAGCAGGACGCAGAACGACTGTTTCCTGGCGATGAACCGTGCGTCGAAGGCGTCCGCGTCCGCTGCGGCGCGCGGCATGCGCATCGCGCTCTGGGACCAGTACGGCGGGTCGATGGAGTCGGGCTGGACCCGCTGGATCCTCGAACAGTTCCAGTTCCCCTTCGCGCGCGTGTTCGCGCCCGAACTGGACGCGGGGAATCTGAACGCGAAGTACGACGTCCTGATCTTCCCGAGCGGTGCGATCCCGGCGCCGCCGTCTCCCGCGGGCGGCCGCCCGCCGGCAGGCTCAGGACAGACGGGACGAGGCGGCGGCGCCGCGGGACCGGATCCGCAGACGATTCCCGCGGAGTACCGGAGTCAGCTCGGACGCGTCACCACGGACAAGACGATTCCGCAGATCCGCGCCTTCGCCGAGAACGGCGGAACGGTCGTCGCGATCAGCGACGCGGCGATGAATCTCGCGGCGCAGTTGAAGCTGCCGGTGGAGAACCATCTCGTCGAGAATGGCGAGCCGCTGCCGGCGTCGACGTATTTCGTGCCGGGCTCCGTGCTCGCGGCGAGGGTCGATACCAGCCACCCGCTCGCCGCCGGCATGAAGGAGCGGACGGATGTCTTCTTCGACAACAGCCCGGTCTTCAAGCTGGCGCCCGGCGCCGAGGCCGCCGGCGTCCGTGCGTTCGCGCGGTTCGATTCGGCGGCGCCGCTCCGCAGCGGCTGGGCGTGGGGGCAGAAGTACCTGGACGGCGGCATCCTCGCGATCGAGGCGCGGCTGGGGAAGGGGCGCGTGATCCTGTACGGGCCCGAGATCCTGCAGCGCGCCCAGCCGCACGGCACGTTCAAGCTGCTGTTCAACGCGCTGGTCGCCGGCGGCCGGTAA